The Corallococcus caeni genomic interval AGATTGACGTAGTCGATCAACCGGTCGGACTCCGGCCGGTTCACGTCCCGCGCCTTGTTGAGGGGCTGGGTGGTGTCGTCACAGGTGAGCTTGGACAGCTCCGTGACCCCGGGCGCGTCCTTCACCGCGACGCTGCGGGTGTCTCGTTCCAGGCGTTCGTCGGAGGTGATCTCCTTCACGCACCCCGAAGCGGACAGGAGGAGCATGGCTGCTGCAGTGGAAGCGGACAGGCGGCGCACGAACAATTGACGGCCTTTCAGCGTTGATTTCCCGAAGTTTGTAGCGATAAGGGCCCCCACCCGTCAACGACGCCCCCTGGGAGAATCGCCGGTGGACCTGCACTCCGAGAAGATCCTGATCCTTGATTTCGGGAGCCAGTACACCCAGCTCATCGCCCGCAGGGTGCGCGAGCTGGGCGTCTACTGCGAGATCCACCGCCCGGACCTCCCCGCCGCCGACATCCGCCAGTTCGCGCCGAAGGGCATCATCCTCTCCGGCGGGCCGGCGTCCGTGGAAGCGCCCGGCTCCCCGCGCTGCGACCCCTACGTCTTCGAGGCCGGCGTCCCCGTCCTGGGCATCTGCTACGGCCTCCAGCTCATCTCCAAGCTGCTGGGCGGCCGCATCGACCGGGGAGCCCACCGCGAGTTCGGCAGCGCGGCGGTGGAGGTCCTCACCGCGCGCGGCCCCTTCGCGGAGTTCCACCCGGGCGACCAGGTGCAGGTGTGGATGAGCCACGGCGACCGGGTGGACGTGCTGCCGCCCGGCTTCGAGGCCATCGGCCGCAGCGGCAACTCGCCCTTCGCGGCGGCCGCGCACGCGACGAAGCCCTGGTACGGCCTCCAGTTCCACCCGGAGGTGGTCCACACGCCGCAGGGCAAGGCCATGCTGCGCGCCTTCCTCTTCAACGACTGCAAGGTCACCGGCTCCTGGACGATGAAGGGCTTCATCGACGAGGCGGTGGAGACCATCCGCAAGCAGGTGGGTGACGAGGGCCGCGTCATCTGCGGGTTGTCCGGCGGCGTGGACAGCTCCGTGGCGGCGCTGCTCCTGCACCGGGCCATCGGCCCCCGGCTCCAGTGCATCTTCGTGGACAACGGCGTCCTCAGGCAGGGCGAGCGCGCGCAGGTGGAGGCGCTCTTCGTGGACCGCTTCCACGTGCCGCTCAAGACGGTGGACGCGCGCGAGCGCTTCCTGTCGAAGCTGGCCGGCGTGACGGATCCGGAGCAGAAGCGGAAGATCATCGGCCGGGAGTTCATCGCCGTGTTCGAGGAGGCCTCGCGCGACGTGCAGGACGCGGGCTTCCTGGCGCAGGGCACGCTGTACCCGGACGTCATCGAGTCCGTGTCCTGGAAGGGCCCCTCCGTCACCATCAAGAGCCACCACAACGTGGGCGGCCTGCCGGAGACGATGAAGCTCAAGCTGGTGGAGCCCCTGCGCGAGCTCTTCAAGGACGAGGTCCGCGCCCTGGGCCGCGAGCTGGGCCTGCCGGACGAGATGGTCTCCCGTCAGCCCTTCCCGGGCCCGGGCCTGGCCATCCGCGTGCTGGGCGAGGTGAACGAGAAGCGCCTGGACCTGGTGCGCCGCGCGGACGCCATCGTGCAGGAGGAGGTCCACAAGGCCGGCCTCTACAAGGAAGTGTGGCAGGCCTTCGCCGTGCTGCTGCCGGTGCAGAGCGTGGGCGTGATGGGCGACGAGCGCACCTACGAGTCCACCTGCGTGCTGCGCGCCGTCACCAGCGTGGACGGCATGACGGCGGACTGGGCGCGCATCCCGTACCCCATCCTGGAGAAGATCTCCTCGCGCATCACCAACGAGGTGCGCGGCATCAACCGCGTCGTCTACGACATCTCCTCCAAGCCGCCCGCCACCATCGAGTGGGAGTGAGCGGGTAGGGCAGGGCGCTCAGGTCACCGCGCGCCGGATGGCCTCCTCCACCGGCGACGTGTCCTCCGGGAGCCGGGCCAGGCTCAACGGCTCCCGGGGCAGGAGCGGCGGCTGCGCCATGAAGCGCGGCCGCGTTCCCCGGTGGGCCTGTGCCGAGTGCACGAGGAAGGGGTGGCACAGGTAGACGGTGCCCGCCTCTCCCGTGGCCAGCACCTCCCGCCGGTGGGCGGACTCCGAAAAGCCGTTGGCCGCGAGCTGCCGGAGCGTCAGGCCCGCCTCGCCCGCCGGGCCCAGGAGCCGGGCGATGTCCTGGTGCGAGCCCACGCGGATGCGGGTGGGCGCGTCGTCCTCGCCCACGTCGGAGAAGAGGAAGAGCATCAGCAGCGCCCGGCCCTTGGAGGCGACGTTGGCGCGCCAGTCCATGAAGTCCGGCTTGTCGAAGTCGAAGCCCACGTCGATGTGCCACCCCGTGTCGCCCGGGTCGTCCGGAGACGGGAAGCGCACCGGGAACGTGCCCATGGCCCGGCACGGCAGCCAGCGGCCGGGACCGACGAGTTCGTCGAACGCCTCGTGCAGCACAGGCGTGTTGGCGGCGTCCACGAAGGGCTTCTGCGTGTACATGCCCAGGCGGATGACGGGCCGGGTCCAGGTGGCGGGCTTGTCCGGGTCACAGCCCGTGTCCTTCCAGAGGAGGGCCCGGGCCTCGTCCGCGACTTCACGGGGGAAGGCGTGGTCGATCCGGATGAAGCCGTCCCGCATGAACTGCTCGGCGCGCGCGTCCATGAAACCTCCTGCCCCGGGGGGAGTGCCGGAGCGCCTCGACTTCACGGCAGGTAGCCGCTCTCCCTGACGAAGGTCTTCACCGCGGCGGTGTCCGCGTAGTCCAGTTCAATCATCCGCCGGAGCGCCGCCTGCTTGTCCGCAGCCTTCGCATGGTAGGCGCGAGCCACCGCGTAGCCCACGTAGTAGCCCACGTCCGCCACGCCGAACGCGTTGTCCGCGCCCGCCCAGAGCCAGGGGGCGAAGGTGTCCGTCGCGTCCTGGGCCTCGCGGAACCGCTCGCGCAGCTCGGCGTCGTGCTGGGGGCCGTAGGTGACGTAGGCCAGCGGGGGCAGCCGGCCGGTGACCTGCTCCGCCACGAAGTCCGCCACGCCCTCGTAGACGACCCAGTCCACCAGCACGTCGGCGGGCGGCTTCTGACGGGTGTGCACGGCCTCATGGGCGATGAGCAGGTCCATGCCCTGGTGGGGGCGGCTCTTGAAGAAGGTGCCCAGTCCGTCGCGCAGCTTCGGCGGCAGCTCCGAGACGTCGACCCCTTCGTCGCCGGTGGCCAGCTCCGCGCCCACCAGCACGCGGCCGTCCAGCGCGGTGCCGCTCGACTTGAGCGCCCCGACGGCGAAGTAGACCTCCGCGGGTCCCAGGGCCGGGTAGAGCGCGCGGAAGCGCGTCAGTGTGGGTTCGACGTGGGATACCGCCTCCCGGGCCCGCGCCGTCAGCGGCCGCACCGAGTCCCAGAACCGGGGGTAGTCCCGGATGGCGTCCACGTAGCCCCGGGCGGTGTAGTGCCTGGCGCGCATGAAGCTGTGCAGCCCCGGGGTGCCCCGGTCGATGTAGAGCGTCTGGAAGCGGGCGAGCTGTTCGGCCGGGTCCGTCGTGGCCCGCACGGCGTCATAGGCCTCCCAGAAGTGGTCCACGTCCACCGTGGAGACCACGTCCTGGACGGCCGGCGGGGCCTCCACGGGGCGCTTCGAGGCGCAGGCCTCCAGGCAGAGGGCGGCGGCGGTCGTCACGACGAGCAGGGCGGGGCGGAGGCGCATGGCGGACCTGGGAGGAGATGAACGAAGAGGCTGCCCGGTTCGCACCGGGCAGCCTCTGGGGACTTCAGGACGCGGTGGGGAGGACTACCCCGCCGGGTTCGCCTTCACCGGCGGCACCTTGGTGCTGCCGGGGCGCAGCTCTTCCAGGACGCGGTTGGCGCCGTAGACCTTCTGGAGCGCCTCGATGATGGCGTCCGAGTGCACGGCCACGGTGCGGTTCACGGACTCGTCGAAGCCGTACTCGCCGCCCAGCGACTGGATGTTGCCGTCGAACACCAGGCCGACGATCTCCTGGTTCTTGTTCACCACGGGCGAGCCGGAGTTGCCGCCGATGATGTCGTTGGTGGTGACGAAGTTCATCGGCGTGGTGCCGGTGATGACCTTCTCCGACTTCACCCACGACTTGGGCAGGGCGAACGGGTCCTGGCCCGTGGCGTGCTCGAAGGTGCCGGCCATCTGGGTGATGGGGGCGACCTTCTCACCGTCCTCCATGTAGCCCTTCACCGAGCCGAACGACACGCGCGGGGAGAACGTCGCGTCCGGGTACTGGCTGGTGCCGTAGATGTCGAAGCTCGCCTTGGCGACGAGCTCGCTGTTCTTCTTGATGACGGACTCCACGTCGTCCTCGAACTTCTTGCGGATGGCGCGCGCGTCGGGGTCCACCAGCGCGGCCAGCTGGATCATCGGGTCCTTGGACGCGTCCACGGCCTTCTTGCCGCCGTCGAAGAGCGCCTGGCGCGTCTTCACGTCCGCCAGCTTGGAGCCCTTCACCACGCGGGTGGCGACCTGCTCCGGGGACTCCTTGCCCAGCACCTTCTTCACGAACGGGTGCTTGGCGCCCAGCTCCTCACGCAGCTTGGTGAGGCTGAACGTCAGGCGGGCGATCTCCAGCTCCGGGTAGATGGGCGCGGGGCTGAAGAGCTGCGCCTTGAGCGCGGGCTGGTTGGCGTCGTTGAACTCGCGCAGCCGCTGGCCGTTGTCCTTGGGCAGCTCGTCGCCGGCGCGCACCAGCGTCTTGGCGATGCCGAACAGGGTGGAGGACAGGCCCTGGCCCTGCTCGATGTAGTTCAGGTCCTTGCGCAGGTTGACGAGCTGCGCCTCCGCCTTGG includes:
- the guaA gene encoding glutamine-hydrolyzing GMP synthase, yielding MDLHSEKILILDFGSQYTQLIARRVRELGVYCEIHRPDLPAADIRQFAPKGIILSGGPASVEAPGSPRCDPYVFEAGVPVLGICYGLQLISKLLGGRIDRGAHREFGSAAVEVLTARGPFAEFHPGDQVQVWMSHGDRVDVLPPGFEAIGRSGNSPFAAAAHATKPWYGLQFHPEVVHTPQGKAMLRAFLFNDCKVTGSWTMKGFIDEAVETIRKQVGDEGRVICGLSGGVDSSVAALLLHRAIGPRLQCIFVDNGVLRQGERAQVEALFVDRFHVPLKTVDARERFLSKLAGVTDPEQKRKIIGREFIAVFEEASRDVQDAGFLAQGTLYPDVIESVSWKGPSVTIKSHHNVGGLPETMKLKLVEPLRELFKDEVRALGRELGLPDEMVSRQPFPGPGLAIRVLGEVNEKRLDLVRRADAIVQEEVHKAGLYKEVWQAFAVLLPVQSVGVMGDERTYESTCVLRAVTSVDGMTADWARIPYPILEKISSRITNEVRGINRVVYDISSKPPATIEWE
- a CDS encoding phytanoyl-CoA dioxygenase family protein, encoding MDARAEQFMRDGFIRIDHAFPREVADEARALLWKDTGCDPDKPATWTRPVIRLGMYTQKPFVDAANTPVLHEAFDELVGPGRWLPCRAMGTFPVRFPSPDDPGDTGWHIDVGFDFDKPDFMDWRANVASKGRALLMLFLFSDVGEDDAPTRIRVGSHQDIARLLGPAGEAGLTLRQLAANGFSESAHRREVLATGEAGTVYLCHPFLVHSAQAHRGTRPRFMAQPPLLPREPLSLARLPEDTSPVEEAIRRAVT
- a CDS encoding DUF2268 domain-containing putative Zn-dependent protease (predicted Zn-dependent protease with a strongly conserved HExxH motif), translating into MRLRPALLVVTTAAALCLEACASKRPVEAPPAVQDVVSTVDVDHFWEAYDAVRATTDPAEQLARFQTLYIDRGTPGLHSFMRARHYTARGYVDAIRDYPRFWDSVRPLTARAREAVSHVEPTLTRFRALYPALGPAEVYFAVGALKSSGTALDGRVLVGAELATGDEGVDVSELPPKLRDGLGTFFKSRPHQGMDLLIAHEAVHTRQKPPADVLVDWVVYEGVADFVAEQVTGRLPPLAYVTYGPQHDAELRERFREAQDATDTFAPWLWAGADNAFGVADVGYYVGYAVARAYHAKAADKQAALRRMIELDYADTAAVKTFVRESGYLP